Proteins encoded together in one Pseudomonas asiatica window:
- the purD gene encoding phosphoribosylamine--glycine ligase: MKVLIIGSGGREHALAWKVAQDPRVEKVFVAPGNAGTAIEAKCENVAIDVCALEQLADFAEKNVDLTIVGPEAPLVIGVVDLFRSRGLDCFGPTKGAAQLEGSKAFTKDFLARHKIPTADYQNFTEIEPALAYLQEKGAPIVIKADGLAAGKGVIVAMTLEEAEAAVRDMLAGNAFGDAGSRVVIEEFLDGEEASFIVMVDGQNVLPMATSQDHKRVGNQDTGPNTGGMGAYSPAPVVTAEVHQRVMDQVIWPTVRGMAEEGNVYTGFLYAGLMIDKAGNPKVIEFNCRFGDPETQPVMLRLESSLVLLVEAAFAKALDKVEAQWDPRPSLGVVLAAGGYPGDYAKGDVINGLDAAAKIEGKVFHAGTALKDGKVTTNGGRVLCATAMGSTVADAQQQAYRLAKEISWNGSFYRTDIGYRAIARERGEHQQ; this comes from the coding sequence ATGAAAGTTTTGATCATCGGCAGCGGCGGCCGTGAGCACGCCCTGGCCTGGAAAGTCGCCCAGGACCCACGCGTCGAGAAAGTCTTCGTTGCCCCGGGCAACGCCGGCACCGCCATTGAAGCCAAGTGCGAGAACGTCGCCATCGACGTGTGCGCCCTGGAGCAACTGGCTGACTTCGCCGAGAAGAACGTCGACCTGACCATCGTCGGTCCGGAAGCACCGCTGGTCATCGGCGTGGTCGACCTGTTCCGCAGCCGCGGCCTGGACTGCTTCGGTCCGACCAAGGGCGCGGCCCAGCTGGAAGGCTCCAAGGCTTTCACCAAGGACTTCCTGGCGCGACACAAGATCCCGACCGCCGACTACCAGAACTTCACCGAAATCGAGCCGGCGCTGGCCTACCTGCAGGAAAAAGGCGCGCCGATCGTGATCAAGGCCGATGGCCTGGCCGCGGGCAAGGGCGTGATCGTCGCCATGACCCTGGAAGAAGCCGAAGCCGCCGTGCGTGACATGCTGGCCGGCAACGCCTTCGGCGATGCGGGCTCCCGCGTGGTGATCGAGGAGTTCCTCGACGGCGAGGAAGCCAGCTTCATCGTCATGGTCGACGGCCAGAACGTGCTGCCCATGGCCACCAGCCAGGACCACAAGCGCGTCGGCAACCAGGACACCGGCCCGAACACCGGCGGCATGGGTGCCTACTCCCCTGCCCCGGTGGTCACCGCCGAAGTGCACCAGCGCGTGATGGACCAGGTGATCTGGCCGACCGTGCGCGGCATGGCCGAGGAAGGCAACGTCTACACCGGTTTCCTCTACGCCGGCCTGATGATCGACAAGGCGGGCAACCCCAAGGTCATCGAGTTCAACTGCCGCTTCGGCGACCCTGAGACCCAACCAGTCATGCTGCGCCTGGAGTCTAGCCTGGTACTACTGGTAGAGGCCGCCTTCGCCAAGGCGCTGGACAAGGTCGAAGCACAGTGGGACCCGCGCCCGAGCCTGGGCGTGGTACTGGCTGCCGGCGGCTACCCGGGCGACTACGCCAAGGGTGACGTGATCAATGGTCTGGACGCTGCTGCGAAGATCGAAGGCAAGGTGTTCCATGCCGGTACCGCACTCAAGGATGGCAAGGTGACTACCAACGGCGGGCGCGTGCTGTGTGCCACCGCCATGGGCAGCACCGTTGCCGACGCGCAGCAGCAGGCTTACCGCCTGGCCAAGGAAATCAGCTGGAACGGCAGTTTCTACCGCACCGATATCGGCTACCGGGCCATCGCCCGCGAACGCGGTGAGCACCAGCAGTAA
- the purH gene encoding bifunctional phosphoribosylaminoimidazolecarboxamide formyltransferase/IMP cyclohydrolase produces MTDQTTRLPVRRALISVSDKTGILEFARELQQLGVEILSTGGTYKLLKDNGVNAVEVADYTGFAEMMDGRVKTLHPKIHGGILGRRGTDDAIMNEHGIKPIDLVAVNLYPFEATISKPGCDLPTAIENIDIGGPTMVRSAAKNHKDVAIVVNASDYAGIIEGLKAGGLTYAQRFDLMLKAFEHTAAYDGMIANYMGTIDQAKETLSTEGRSEFPRTFNSQFVKAQEMRYGENPHQSAAFYVEAKKGEASVSTAIQLQGKELSFNNVADTDAALECVKSFVKPACVIVKHANPCGVAVVPEDEGGIRKAYDLAYATDTESAFGGIIAFNRELDGETAKAIVDRQFVEVIIAPKISQAAREVVAAKQNVRLLECGEWPAERAAGWDFKRVNGGLLVQSRDIGMITADDLKIVTKRAPTEQEINDLVFAWKVAKFVKSNAIVYAKQRQTIGVGAGQMSRVNSARIAAIKAEHAGLQVQGAVMASDAFFPFRDGIDNAAKVGISAVIQPGGSMRDAEVIAAADEAGIAMVFTGMRHFRH; encoded by the coding sequence ATGACCGACCAGACTACCCGCCTGCCAGTCCGCCGCGCCCTGATCAGCGTCTCCGACAAGACCGGTATCCTCGAATTTGCCCGTGAGCTGCAGCAGCTCGGTGTCGAGATCCTGTCCACCGGCGGCACCTACAAGCTGCTCAAGGACAACGGCGTCAACGCGGTGGAAGTGGCCGACTACACCGGCTTCGCCGAAATGATGGATGGCCGGGTCAAGACCCTGCACCCGAAAATCCACGGTGGCATCCTCGGCCGTCGCGGCACCGACGACGCCATCATGAATGAGCACGGCATCAAGCCGATCGACCTGGTAGCAGTCAACCTGTACCCGTTCGAAGCCACCATCTCCAAGCCTGGCTGTGACCTGCCGACCGCCATCGAGAACATCGATATCGGCGGCCCGACCATGGTCCGCTCGGCTGCCAAGAACCACAAGGACGTGGCCATCGTGGTCAACGCCAGCGACTACGCCGGCATCATCGAAGGCCTCAAGGCCGGTGGCCTGACCTACGCCCAGCGCTTCGACCTGATGCTCAAGGCGTTCGAGCACACTGCTGCCTACGACGGCATGATCGCCAACTACATGGGCACCATCGACCAGGCCAAAGAAACCCTGAGCACTGAAGGCCGCAGCGAGTTCCCGCGCACCTTCAACAGCCAGTTCGTCAAGGCCCAGGAAATGCGTTACGGCGAAAACCCGCACCAGAGCGCGGCGTTCTACGTAGAAGCGAAGAAAGGCGAAGCCAGCGTTTCCACCGCCATCCAGCTGCAGGGCAAGGAACTGTCGTTCAACAACGTGGCCGACACCGATGCTGCGCTGGAGTGCGTGAAGAGCTTCGTCAAGCCGGCCTGCGTCATCGTCAAGCACGCCAACCCGTGCGGCGTGGCCGTGGTACCTGAAGACGAAGGCGGCATCCGCAAGGCCTACGACCTGGCCTACGCAACCGACACCGAGTCGGCGTTCGGCGGCATCATCGCCTTCAACCGCGAACTGGACGGCGAAACCGCCAAGGCCATCGTCGACCGCCAGTTCGTCGAAGTGATCATCGCCCCGAAAATTTCCCAGGCTGCCCGCGAAGTGGTTGCCGCCAAGCAGAACGTACGCCTGCTGGAGTGCGGCGAGTGGCCTGCCGAGCGCGCTGCCGGTTGGGACTTCAAGCGCGTCAACGGTGGCCTGCTGGTGCAGAGCCGCGATATCGGCATGATCACTGCCGATGACCTGAAGATCGTCACCAAGCGTGCGCCAACCGAGCAAGAGATCAACGACCTGGTGTTCGCCTGGAAAGTGGCCAAGTTCGTCAAGTCCAACGCCATTGTCTACGCCAAGCAGCGCCAGACCATCGGCGTCGGCGCCGGCCAGATGAGCCGCGTCAACTCCGCGCGCATTGCTGCAATCAAGGCCGAGCATGCCGGCCTGCAGGTGCAGGGTGCAGTCATGGCGTCGGATGCGTTCTTCCCGTTCCGTGATGGCATCGACAATGCGGCTAAAGTGGGTATCAGCGCCGTGATCCAGCCGGGTGGTTCGATGCGTGATGCCGAGGTGATTGCTGCCGCTGACGAAGCCGGCATCGCCATGGTCTTCACCGGTATGCGCCACTTCCGCCACTAA
- the fis gene encoding DNA-binding transcriptional regulator Fis, translating to MTMMTETFVSGTTPVSDNANLKQHLNTPSEEGQTLRDSVEKALHNYFAHLEGATVTDVYNLVLSEVEAPLLESVMNYVKGNQTKASEMLGLNRGTLRKKLKQYDLL from the coding sequence ATGACGATGATGACCGAGACATTTGTGAGTGGAACAACGCCCGTGAGCGACAACGCCAACCTGAAACAGCACCTCAACACGCCGAGCGAGGAGGGCCAGACCCTTCGCGACAGCGTCGAGAAGGCGCTGCACAACTACTTCGCCCACCTGGAAGGCGCGACCGTGACGGACGTGTACAACCTGGTGCTCTCCGAAGTCGAGGCGCCCCTGCTCGAAAGCGTGATGAACTACGTGAAGGGCAACCAGACCAAGGCCAGCGAGATGCTCGGGCTGAACCGAGGCACCCTGCGCAAGAAGCTCAAGCAGTACGACTTGTTGTAA
- the dusB gene encoding tRNA dihydrouridine synthase DusB, with protein MSAVRIGPYTLRNNLILAPMAGVTDQPFRTLCQRLGAGMVVSEMVSSDMSLWNSRKSSLRRIHEGDPEPRSVQIAGGDAQMMAAAAKANVEAGAQIIDINMGCPAKKVCNKAAGSALLRDEALVSEILHAVVGAVDVPVTLKIRTGWDRANKNGLNVAKIAEQAGIQALAVHGRTRADLYTGEAEYDTIAAIKQAVSIPVFANGDITSPEKARAVLDATGVDGLLIGRAAQGRPWIFREIEHYLRTGEHLPAPQLEEVERILLEHLAALHAFYGDVMGVRIARKHVGWYLATRPGGKEFRSRFNALEDTQAQCANVRAFFSERRQSLEAEDGQGVAA; from the coding sequence ATGTCGGCGGTACGCATCGGCCCATACACACTACGCAACAACCTGATCCTCGCGCCCATGGCCGGGGTCACGGACCAGCCTTTCCGTACACTTTGCCAGCGCCTGGGCGCCGGCATGGTGGTGTCGGAAATGGTCTCCAGTGACATGAGCCTTTGGAACAGCCGCAAGTCGAGCCTGCGCCGCATCCATGAGGGTGATCCCGAGCCACGCTCGGTACAGATCGCCGGTGGTGATGCGCAGATGATGGCAGCGGCGGCAAAGGCCAACGTCGAAGCAGGCGCCCAGATCATTGATATCAACATGGGCTGCCCGGCAAAAAAAGTCTGCAACAAAGCCGCAGGCTCTGCTTTATTGAGAGATGAAGCCTTGGTCAGCGAGATTCTCCACGCCGTGGTCGGCGCCGTGGACGTCCCGGTGACCCTGAAGATCCGCACCGGCTGGGACCGGGCGAACAAGAACGGCCTGAACGTGGCGAAGATTGCCGAGCAGGCCGGCATCCAGGCGCTGGCGGTGCATGGCCGCACACGCGCCGACCTGTACACCGGCGAAGCCGAATACGACACCATCGCTGCCATCAAGCAGGCGGTGTCGATCCCGGTTTTTGCCAACGGCGATATCACCTCGCCAGAAAAGGCCCGGGCGGTGCTGGACGCCACCGGGGTCGATGGCCTGTTGATCGGCCGGGCCGCCCAAGGGCGGCCATGGATCTTTCGCGAGATCGAGCATTACCTGCGCACTGGCGAACACCTGCCAGCGCCGCAGCTGGAGGAAGTGGAACGCATCCTGCTGGAGCACCTGGCCGCGCTGCATGCCTTCTATGGCGATGTGATGGGCGTACGTATCGCCCGCAAGCACGTTGGCTGGTACCTGGCAACACGACCCGGCGGCAAGGAGTTTCGCTCCCGGTTCAACGCTTTGGAAGACACACAAGCGCAGTGCGCCAACGTTCGCGCGTTTTTCAGCGAACGTCGACAGAGCCTTGAGGCAGAGGACGGACAAGGGGTGGCCGCATGA
- a CDS encoding DUF3426 domain-containing protein, protein MTDSFVTQCPHCQTSFRVTHHQLSVARGVVRCGHCLQVFNAARQLLEQNRASGASAPAVPMPAAPAEPLVEPAIAPQPVASEPSAPSDEDWALTTQALEALDLDMELERLERRGQPASARPASQDDGLQARRDELHPDEHADDLFGTATDEPFEPQQAVEPTPVLREPEPLELDLEPAPGARTEPTLGGNLDLDIDDEPPVHRTAAIDDHPEFNEPLRAADDEAPVRGLSARDDEPLELHLSARDDEPVEPLPGERLEPGLAGKAERPARKEPLVDVVDAPLQLGWEQPAPNWGKRLLWGFLTLLAAGLLAFQYVWFHFDEMARQDQYRPIFQQICPLVGCEVPTRVDIARIKSSNLVVRSHPDFKGALIVDAIIYNRAPFAQPFPLLELRFADLNGQLIASRRFKPSEYLSGELAGRGEMPSQTPIHIALDILDPGPKAVNYSLSFRSPE, encoded by the coding sequence ATGACCGACAGTTTCGTCACCCAGTGCCCGCATTGCCAGACCAGCTTTCGCGTCACCCACCACCAGTTGAGCGTGGCCCGCGGTGTAGTGCGCTGCGGCCACTGCCTGCAGGTGTTCAACGCCGCCAGGCAGCTGCTGGAGCAGAACCGCGCCAGCGGAGCCAGCGCACCTGCGGTGCCGATGCCAGCTGCACCTGCCGAACCGCTGGTCGAACCGGCGATCGCACCCCAGCCAGTCGCCAGCGAGCCCAGCGCCCCCTCGGACGAGGACTGGGCGCTCACCACCCAGGCGCTGGAAGCGCTCGACCTCGACATGGAACTGGAGCGCCTGGAGCGCCGCGGCCAACCGGCCTCGGCTCGCCCGGCAAGCCAGGACGACGGCCTGCAGGCGAGGCGTGACGAACTGCACCCGGACGAACATGCCGACGACCTGTTCGGTACGGCAACCGATGAGCCGTTCGAGCCGCAACAGGCAGTAGAACCCACGCCCGTGCTGCGGGAGCCGGAGCCCCTGGAGCTGGACTTGGAACCCGCCCCAGGCGCGCGTACCGAGCCGACGTTAGGTGGCAATCTTGACCTGGACATCGACGACGAACCACCGGTACACCGTACCGCCGCAATCGATGACCACCCCGAATTCAACGAACCGCTGCGGGCCGCCGATGATGAGGCCCCTGTACGGGGCCTGAGCGCCCGCGACGACGAGCCACTGGAGCTGCACCTGTCAGCGCGCGACGACGAACCTGTCGAGCCGCTGCCCGGCGAACGTCTTGAACCAGGCCTAGCCGGCAAAGCCGAGCGCCCGGCGCGCAAGGAGCCGCTGGTAGATGTGGTCGACGCCCCCCTGCAACTAGGCTGGGAACAGCCCGCACCCAACTGGGGCAAGCGCTTGTTGTGGGGCTTCCTGACACTGCTGGCCGCTGGCTTGCTTGCGTTCCAGTACGTCTGGTTCCATTTCGACGAAATGGCCCGCCAGGACCAATACCGGCCGATCTTCCAGCAAATCTGCCCGTTGGTCGGCTGCGAGGTGCCGACCCGCGTCGATATCGCCCGAATCAAGAGCAGCAACCTGGTGGTTCGTAGCCACCCGGACTTCAAGGGCGCTCTGATCGTCGATGCGATCATCTACAACCGCGCGCCGTTCGCCCAGCCGTTCCCGCTGCTGGAGCTGCGCTTCGCCGACCTCAATGGCCAGCTGATCGCCAGCCGTCGCTTCAAGCCCAGCGAATACCTGTCCGGCGAACTGGCCGGGCGCGGCGAAATGCCAAGCCAGACCCCGATCCATATCGCCCTGGACATCCTCGACCCAGGGCCGAAGGCCGTTAATTACAGCCTGAGCTTCCGTTCGCCGGAATAA
- the prmA gene encoding 50S ribosomal protein L11 methyltransferase — MPWLQVRLAISPEQAETYEDALLEVGAVSVTFMDAEDQPIFEPDLNTTPLWSHTHLLALFEADADPEQVFAHLRLLTAAELPEHQAEVIEDQDWERSWMDNFQPMRFGRRLWIVPSWHEAPEQDAVNLLLDPGLAFGTGTHPTTALCLEWLDGQQLEGTQVLDFGCGSGILAIAALLLGAREAVGTDIDVQAIEASRDNAQRNGIADEKLALYLPENMPAMQADVLVANILAGPLVSLAPQLSGLVRPGGLLALSGILAEQGEEVAAAYAADFELDPIVVRDGWVRISGRRR; from the coding sequence ATGCCCTGGCTGCAAGTACGCCTGGCCATCAGCCCGGAACAAGCCGAAACCTACGAAGATGCCCTGCTCGAAGTGGGTGCCGTCTCGGTCACGTTCATGGATGCCGAGGATCAACCGATCTTCGAGCCAGACCTCAACACCACTCCGCTGTGGTCGCACACCCACCTGCTGGCCCTGTTCGAGGCCGATGCCGATCCTGAGCAGGTATTCGCCCACCTGCGCCTGCTGACCGCTGCCGAACTGCCCGAGCACCAGGCCGAGGTGATCGAGGACCAGGACTGGGAACGCAGCTGGATGGACAACTTCCAGCCGATGCGCTTCGGCCGCCGCCTGTGGATCGTGCCAAGCTGGCACGAGGCCCCGGAACAGGACGCGGTGAACCTGCTGCTCGACCCCGGCCTGGCGTTCGGCACCGGTACCCACCCCACCACCGCACTGTGCCTGGAATGGCTCGACGGCCAGCAGCTCGAAGGCACCCAGGTGCTGGACTTCGGCTGCGGCTCCGGCATTCTGGCCATCGCCGCGTTGCTGCTGGGCGCCCGTGAGGCGGTCGGTACCGACATCGACGTACAGGCCATCGAGGCTTCGCGCGACAACGCCCAGCGCAACGGCATCGCCGACGAGAAGCTGGCGCTGTACCTGCCAGAGAACATGCCGGCCATGCAGGCCGATGTGCTGGTCGCCAACATCCTCGCCGGCCCGCTGGTGTCGCTGGCACCGCAACTGTCCGGCCTGGTCCGCCCAGGTGGCCTGCTGGCGCTGTCGGGCATCCTCGCCGAGCAAGGTGAGGAAGTGGCCGCAGCCTATGCCGCCGACTTCGAACTGGACCCGATCGTCGTTCGCGATGGCTGGGTGCGCATCAGTGGTCGCCGCCGTTAA
- a CDS encoding MaoC family dehydratase — MPHVPVTELSQYVGKELGRSAWLKIDQQRINLFAEATGDFQFIHVDPEKAAKTPFGSTIAHGFLTLSLIPKLIEDILILPEGLKMVVNYGLDSVRFIQPVKVDSQVRLKVDLAEVTEKRPGQWLLKAIATLEIEGEEKPAYIAESLSLCFV, encoded by the coding sequence ATGCCCCATGTACCGGTTACAGAGCTTTCGCAGTACGTTGGTAAGGAACTGGGCCGCTCGGCCTGGCTGAAGATCGACCAGCAACGCATCAACCTGTTCGCCGAAGCCACGGGCGATTTCCAGTTCATCCATGTTGACCCGGAAAAGGCGGCAAAAACCCCGTTCGGCAGCACCATCGCCCACGGTTTCCTGACATTGTCGCTGATTCCCAAGCTGATCGAGGACATCCTGATTCTGCCGGAAGGGCTGAAGATGGTGGTGAACTATGGGCTGGACAGCGTGCGGTTCATCCAGCCGGTCAAGGTCGACAGCCAGGTACGGCTGAAGGTGGACCTGGCCGAAGTGACGGAAAAGAGACCAGGGCAATGGCTGCTAAAGGCGATTGCCACGCTGGAGATCGAGGGAGAAGAGAAGCCTGCTTATATAGCTGAGTCGCTTTCCCTCTGTTTTGTCTGA
- a CDS encoding CidA/LrgA family protein: MLLRGLTWLVLFQLLGTAINHLLVPFLPGPIIGLLLLLFFLMARGEVGKPLNEAASSLLRYLPLLLVPPAVGVMVYARDIAADFWAIAGALLISCLVTLVFVGVLMQKLIHRQGRSEEQP, encoded by the coding sequence ATGCTGTTGCGTGGTTTGACCTGGCTGGTGCTGTTCCAGCTGCTGGGGACGGCAATCAACCATCTGTTGGTGCCGTTTCTGCCGGGGCCGATCATCGGCCTGTTGCTGCTTTTGTTCTTCCTCATGGCCCGTGGTGAGGTGGGCAAGCCGCTGAACGAGGCCGCCAGCAGCCTTCTGCGTTACCTGCCGCTGTTGCTGGTGCCGCCAGCGGTGGGGGTGATGGTGTATGCCAGGGATATCGCCGCCGACTTCTGGGCCATTGCCGGTGCCTTGCTGATCTCCTGCCTGGTGACCCTGGTTTTCGTCGGCGTGTTGATGCAAAAGCTCATCCACCGTCAGGGCCGGAGCGAGGAGCAGCCATGA
- a CDS encoding LrgB family protein codes for MMLDWQGALDAVVHHPLFGIGITLGAYQVVLAAYEKTRWIFLQPVLVSMLLVIGVLLVCGIDYSEYRKSTEIMNILLGPATVALAVPLYLNLRRIRQLFWPTFTTLVVGGLFATLCCLLLGWWFGAEHMILMTMAPKSVTSPIAMLVAEQIGGVAALAAVFVLITGVIGAIFGPALLSRFGVHSPEARGMSLGVTAHAVGTSVALQESDECGAFAALAMSLMGVATAVFLPLAVSLVA; via the coding sequence ATGATGCTCGACTGGCAAGGCGCACTGGATGCGGTCGTTCATCATCCCTTGTTCGGTATCGGCATCACGCTTGGGGCCTACCAGGTGGTGCTGGCGGCCTACGAGAAGACCCGCTGGATCTTCCTGCAGCCGGTACTGGTCTCGATGCTGCTGGTGATCGGCGTGTTGCTGGTGTGTGGCATCGACTACAGCGAATATCGCAAGAGCACCGAAATCATGAACATCCTGCTGGGGCCTGCCACCGTAGCCCTGGCTGTGCCGCTCTACCTCAACCTGCGGCGTATCCGACAGCTGTTCTGGCCCACATTTACTACGCTGGTAGTCGGAGGCCTGTTCGCCACGCTGTGCTGCCTGTTGCTGGGCTGGTGGTTCGGTGCCGAGCACATGATCCTGATGACCATGGCGCCGAAGTCGGTCACTTCGCCGATCGCCATGCTGGTGGCTGAGCAGATTGGCGGCGTGGCTGCCCTGGCGGCGGTGTTCGTGCTGATTACCGGGGTTATCGGGGCAATCTTCGGTCCGGCGCTGCTGAGCCGTTTTGGCGTGCATAGCCCCGAGGCCCGTGGCATGTCTTTGGGCGTGACCGCGCATGCAGTGGGCACTTCGGTGGCCCTGCAGGAAAGTGACGAATGCGGCGCCTTTGCCGCGCTGGCGATGAGCCTGATGGGGGTGGCCACGGCGGTGTTCCTGCCGCTGGCGGTCAGCCTGGTGGCTTGA
- a CDS encoding LON peptidase substrate-binding domain-containing protein → MTLPLFPLNTVLFPGCFLDLQIFEARYLDMIGRCMKRGEGFGVVCILEGEQVGKAPPVVASIGCEAVIRDFVQQDNGLLGIRVEGVRRFNLESTEVQKDQLLVGQVQWLPEQADSPLLEADEDLLALLVALGEHPMVEALDMPRPVDGRQTLANQLAYLLPFMEEDKLDLLSLDSPQERLGEIQKLLERIQGELFA, encoded by the coding sequence ATGACGCTACCGCTGTTTCCTCTCAATACCGTGCTGTTTCCTGGTTGTTTCCTCGATTTGCAGATATTCGAGGCACGCTATCTGGACATGATCGGGCGCTGCATGAAGCGGGGCGAAGGTTTTGGTGTGGTGTGCATCCTCGAAGGCGAGCAGGTCGGCAAGGCGCCGCCGGTGGTCGCCTCGATCGGCTGCGAGGCGGTGATCCGTGACTTCGTGCAGCAGGATAACGGCTTGCTGGGTATCCGCGTCGAAGGCGTGCGGCGCTTCAACCTGGAAAGCACCGAGGTGCAGAAGGACCAGTTGCTGGTGGGGCAGGTGCAATGGCTGCCGGAGCAGGCGGACAGCCCGTTGCTGGAGGCGGACGAAGACCTGCTGGCGTTGCTGGTGGCCCTGGGTGAACACCCGATGGTCGAAGCCCTGGACATGCCGCGGCCTGTGGACGGGCGCCAGACGTTGGCCAACCAGTTGGCGTACCTGCTGCCGTTCATGGAAGAGGACAAGCTGGATTTGCTGAGCCTCGACTCGCCGCAGGAGCGGTTGGGGGAGATCCAGAAGCTGCTGGAGCGGATTCAGGGTGAATTGTTTGCCTGA
- a CDS encoding bifunctional DedA family/phosphatase PAP2 family protein: MGQWLDSLTGWLSANPQWLGLAIFLVACIECLAIAGIIVPGTVLLFAVAVLAGSGAFSLGETLLLGFLGGLVGDALSYTVGKYFHQNIRRLPLLRHHPEWIGSAEAYFQRYGIASLLVGRFIGPLRPMLPMVAGMFDMPLPRFIAVSLVAGAGWAVAYLLPGWATGAAMRLPLPEGFWLDAGIIAGTLAVIIGLSLNTSIRDQRHGTRLIAGMSFLALTGVFLGWPYLHEFDQGVMTLVQEHRSQAIDGAVVLVTRLGDFRTQLFLGGLLTGLLLLARQWRHAMFAAGALMGTAFANGTLKWLFARARPEVLSDPLTSYSMPSGHSSASFAFFLVMAVLAGRGQPPRMRLTWVMLGCIPALAIALSRVYLGAHWPTDILAGALLACCVCALSLALAQRHQTLPALPLRVWWLVLPACVALLAFFAMHALPQALLRYQY; the protein is encoded by the coding sequence ATGGGCCAATGGCTCGACAGCCTGACTGGCTGGCTCAGCGCCAACCCGCAGTGGCTTGGCCTGGCGATATTCCTGGTGGCCTGCATCGAGTGCCTGGCCATTGCCGGCATCATCGTGCCAGGCACCGTGCTGCTGTTCGCGGTCGCGGTACTGGCCGGCAGCGGCGCCTTCAGCCTGGGCGAAACGCTGCTGCTGGGCTTTCTCGGTGGCCTGGTGGGCGATGCGTTGTCGTACACGGTGGGCAAGTACTTCCACCAGAACATTCGCAGGCTGCCCCTGCTGCGCCACCATCCGGAATGGATCGGCAGCGCCGAGGCCTACTTCCAGCGCTACGGCATCGCCAGCCTGCTGGTAGGGCGCTTCATCGGGCCGCTGCGGCCTATGCTGCCAATGGTCGCCGGCATGTTCGACATGCCGCTGCCGCGCTTCATCGCCGTCAGCCTGGTGGCCGGTGCCGGCTGGGCAGTGGCCTACCTGCTGCCCGGCTGGGCTACCGGCGCAGCCATGCGCCTGCCCTTGCCGGAAGGCTTCTGGCTGGATGCCGGGATCATCGCCGGCACCCTGGCAGTCATCATCGGGCTGAGCCTGAACACCAGCATTCGTGATCAACGCCACGGCACCCGGCTGATCGCAGGCATGAGTTTCCTGGCCTTGACCGGGGTCTTCCTCGGCTGGCCCTACCTGCACGAGTTCGACCAGGGCGTGATGACACTGGTGCAGGAGCACCGCAGCCAGGCCATCGATGGCGCCGTGGTGCTGGTGACCCGGCTGGGCGATTTCCGCACCCAGTTATTCCTCGGCGGGCTGCTGACGGGCCTGCTGCTGCTTGCCCGGCAGTGGCGGCATGCCATGTTCGCTGCGGGCGCACTGATGGGTACGGCGTTTGCCAACGGCACGCTGAAGTGGCTGTTCGCCCGGGCCCGCCCGGAAGTGCTGAGCGACCCGCTGACCAGCTACAGCATGCCCAGTGGGCACAGTTCGGCGTCGTTTGCGTTCTTCCTGGTAATGGCAGTGCTGGCCGGTCGCGGTCAGCCGCCGCGGATGCGCCTCACCTGGGTGATGCTGGGCTGCATTCCGGCGCTGGCGATTGCCCTGTCACGGGTGTACCTCGGGGCGCACTGGCCGACCGACATCCTCGCCGGGGCATTGCTGGCGTGCTGCGTGTGCGCGCTCAGCCTGGCACTGGCGCAGCGTCACCAGACGCTCCCGGCCTTGCCGCTGCGGGTTTGGTGGCTGGTGTTGCCGGCGTGTGTCGCGTTGCTGGCGTTCTTTGCCATGCATGCGCTGCCGCAGGCTTTGCTGCGGTATCAATATTGA